The Hymenobacter baengnokdamensis genome includes a region encoding these proteins:
- a CDS encoding phosphatase PAP2-related protein yields MPALPLAAPPACPATPQAPLPVADAWGPALARPAFRASWLVLLLLLFGVLVPLVPGFFFYIQQRPGTVLADPLLALLPRHNVATPVFVLMYGAVLAAVGWLTRHPLLFLRGLWGYFILLLLRLFTIWLVPLAPPLDLLPMPDPFTAQLFHTTGGLAITKDLFFSGHTATVAILALAVRGYWWRRVLALVALCIGVLVLVQRVHYTYDVLAAPLFAWFAYWLAGHLTRRATQAPLPVR; encoded by the coding sequence ATGCCTGCACTTCCCCTCGCTGCACCGCCCGCCTGCCCCGCCACCCCACAAGCGCCGCTACCTGTAGCTGACGCCTGGGGTCCGGCACTGGCCCGGCCCGCGTTCCGGGCGAGCTGGCTGGTACTGCTACTGCTGCTGTTTGGCGTGCTGGTGCCCCTGGTGCCGGGCTTTTTCTTCTATATCCAGCAGCGGCCGGGTACCGTACTTGCTGACCCGCTTTTAGCCTTGCTGCCGCGCCACAATGTAGCCACCCCGGTTTTTGTGCTGATGTACGGCGCCGTGCTGGCGGCCGTGGGCTGGCTTACGCGCCACCCGCTGCTGTTTTTGCGGGGGCTGTGGGGCTACTTTATCTTGCTGCTGCTGCGCCTTTTTACTATTTGGCTGGTGCCGCTGGCCCCGCCCCTCGACCTGCTGCCAATGCCCGACCCATTCACGGCGCAGCTGTTTCACACCACCGGCGGGCTGGCTATTACCAAGGATTTATTCTTCTCGGGCCATACGGCTACCGTGGCAATTCTGGCCCTGGCAGTGCGGGGCTACTGGTGGCGGCGGGTGCTGGCGCTGGTGGCGCTCTGCATTGGAGTGCTGGTGCTGGTGCAGCGCGTGCATTATACCTATGATGTGCTGGCCGCACCCCTGTTCGCCTGGTTTGCCTACTGGCTGGCCGGGCACCTGACCCGCCGCGCTACCCAGGCTCCGCTGCCGGTAAGGTAA
- a CDS encoding MATE family efflux transporter, whose amino-acid sequence MHPTAARPRPNLTEGSILKALLTLALPIVFGNLLQTGYQLVDAFWVGRLGAGAVAAVAVCFPINFLLMALGSGFSVAGSVLVAQNYGARNLKMVNHIAAQSLALETALALVLSVAAYAASPLILRLFNVGPDIFNLANSFQRVLMLGLVFNFGFLMFQALMRGVGEVRIPLYINIGTLVLNFLLDPLFIYGWGPVPAFGVAGAAVATLSTQFLSVVIGMAVLLRGKAGIQLSFKGFVPDFPLMRRSVKLGLPSSIDLSARALGLSMLTGLAAAFGTTVLATYGIGSRILALGIIPALGISLACSTLVAQNIGAANLPRALRTANYAIAISFVGLLLLGAIGWLAAGPLVGFFLKGDEAVTLDAIEFVRIAVFSLCFTGVQQCISGALRGSGNTVGAMVLTIIGVWGLQFPVAWFLSQHTALGFHGLWWSFVIANVLSALVAGSWYLKGNWQRPRLANPQRPDAAAPAVPAAE is encoded by the coding sequence ATGCACCCTACTGCCGCCCGCCCGCGCCCCAATCTCACCGAAGGCTCTATTTTAAAAGCGCTGCTCACCCTGGCGCTGCCCATTGTATTTGGCAACCTGCTGCAAACCGGCTATCAACTGGTCGATGCCTTTTGGGTTGGCCGGCTGGGGGCCGGTGCGGTAGCGGCCGTGGCCGTGTGCTTTCCAATCAATTTTTTGCTGATGGCCCTGGGCTCGGGCTTTTCGGTGGCCGGCTCCGTGCTGGTCGCGCAGAACTACGGCGCCCGCAACCTGAAGATGGTCAACCACATTGCGGCGCAGTCACTGGCGCTCGAAACCGCCCTGGCGCTGGTGCTTTCGGTGGCGGCCTATGCAGCCTCGCCGCTTATTCTGCGGCTGTTTAACGTGGGGCCCGATATATTCAACCTGGCTAATTCCTTTCAGCGGGTGCTGATGCTGGGGCTGGTATTCAACTTCGGCTTTCTCATGTTTCAGGCCCTGATGCGGGGCGTGGGCGAGGTGCGTATTCCGTTGTACATCAACATCGGAACGCTGGTGCTCAACTTTTTGCTCGACCCGCTCTTCATTTATGGCTGGGGGCCGGTGCCGGCCTTTGGAGTAGCCGGCGCAGCCGTGGCTACCCTTAGCACGCAGTTTCTGAGCGTGGTTATCGGCATGGCGGTGCTGCTACGCGGCAAGGCTGGCATCCAGCTCAGCTTCAAGGGCTTCGTGCCCGACTTTCCACTCATGCGCCGCTCCGTAAAGCTCGGCTTGCCCTCCTCCATCGACCTTTCGGCGCGGGCGCTGGGGCTGTCGATGCTCACCGGGCTGGCGGCCGCTTTCGGCACCACAGTATTGGCTACCTATGGCATCGGGTCGCGCATTCTGGCGCTGGGCATTATTCCGGCGCTGGGTATTTCGCTGGCCTGCTCTACGCTGGTAGCCCAGAATATCGGAGCCGCCAACCTACCCAGGGCGCTGCGCACGGCCAACTACGCCATCGCCATCAGCTTTGTCGGCCTGCTGCTGCTTGGGGCCATTGGCTGGCTAGCCGCCGGGCCCCTGGTAGGCTTCTTTCTGAAGGGCGATGAGGCGGTAACTCTCGACGCCATCGAGTTTGTCCGCATCGCGGTGTTCAGCTTGTGCTTTACGGGCGTGCAGCAATGTATATCGGGGGCGCTGCGCGGCTCGGGCAACACGGTGGGCGCCATGGTGCTCACGATAATCGGGGTGTGGGGCCTGCAGTTCCCGGTGGCCTGGTTTTTATCGCAGCACACGGCGCTGGGCTTTCACGGGCTATGGTGGTCGTTTGTGATAGCCAACGTGCTATCGGCGCTGGTGGCGGGCAGCTGGTACCTGAAAGGCAACTGGCAGCGGCCGCGCCTAGCCAACCCCCAGCGCCCGGATGCGGCCGCGCCTGCTGTGCCGGCAGCGGAGTAG
- a CDS encoding 4-alpha-glucanotransferase codes for MTLRFSLPYRTTFGQRLVVCGSLPALGLWNLAHSLPLHYDEATTYWSAEVAVPATTTEVAYKYVLLFEGGGVVWEWGTNRALPLPATPPYQQLEVRDFWRAPAQADNELFTAAFTKALFRRPAFKPGIGSATVVKKAAGKGKKAAVIPATVRFQLEAPRVDPHHQVCVLGSDPALGNWDNTQPLLLSDNNFPAWQAELVLQNPEAELRYKYGFWSPERHAVVQLETGDDRVLPAGTARPGTLTLLADEGFRYHAGPWRGAGVAMPVFSLRSEKGLGVGEFSDLKLLIDWAEKTGLNLVQILPINDTTATHTWVDSYPYAAISVFALHPQYLHLEGIADLKDKAARAELTRLREELNTKDFVDYEAVMNGKWKFLKLLYQQEKKKFLADPEFHTFKAEQASWLIPYAAFSALRERFGTADFHQWPREFRAPVGLAELTNEAGADFDEFGLHFFTQFHLDKQLRAAVNYGRARGVVLKGDLPIGIYRHSVDAWTQPELFHMDQQAGAPPDDFSTTGQNWRFPTYNWERMAQDNYQWWRERLGHLARYFDALRIDHILGFFRIWEMPENSVEGLLGHFSPALPLHRDEIQRRLGWFDYGRLCEPYIRWHLLERVFGADAQAVFDEFLVADSYGALQLRPHVANQRQIEEYSENNILTHPERREFLLRVRPGLYQFVNEVLFLPADNDFYHPRITLNKTASFAELADDESRRRLYDDIYVDYFFRRHEEFWREQGLVKLPAVRYATDMLICGEDLGMVPASVPGVMHQLGILGLNIQRMPSNPATEFGHPADAPYLSVVTTGSHDMSTLRGWWEEDRVRTQRYFETTLGHWRQLAPYYCEPWVVREVLTQHLHSPAMWAIFPLQDFLGIDTQLRRPNPHDEQINVPSNPQHFWKYRLHLPLEELVEAVGFNEPVRALVQESGRGPAY; via the coding sequence ATGACTCTTCGCTTTTCCCTGCCCTACCGCACCACTTTTGGCCAGCGCCTGGTGGTATGTGGCTCACTGCCCGCCCTGGGCCTCTGGAACTTAGCCCATTCCCTGCCGCTGCACTACGACGAGGCAACTACCTACTGGAGTGCTGAAGTGGCCGTGCCGGCTACTACCACCGAGGTAGCCTATAAATACGTGCTACTGTTTGAGGGTGGCGGGGTAGTGTGGGAATGGGGCACGAACCGCGCCTTACCACTACCGGCCACGCCTCCCTACCAGCAGCTGGAGGTGCGCGATTTCTGGCGGGCGCCCGCGCAGGCAGATAACGAGCTGTTTACGGCCGCTTTTACCAAAGCGCTGTTTCGGCGGCCGGCCTTTAAGCCCGGCATTGGCTCGGCTACCGTCGTGAAAAAAGCCGCCGGCAAGGGCAAAAAAGCGGCGGTCATCCCGGCTACAGTGCGCTTTCAGCTCGAGGCACCCCGCGTCGACCCGCACCACCAGGTGTGCGTGCTGGGCTCCGACCCCGCCCTCGGCAACTGGGATAATACCCAGCCGCTGCTGCTGTCAGACAATAATTTTCCGGCCTGGCAGGCCGAGCTGGTGCTGCAAAACCCCGAAGCCGAGCTGCGCTACAAGTATGGTTTCTGGAGCCCCGAGCGCCACGCCGTGGTGCAGCTCGAAACCGGCGACGACCGGGTGCTGCCGGCTGGCACCGCCCGGCCGGGCACCCTCACGCTGCTGGCTGATGAGGGCTTCCGCTACCACGCGGGACCCTGGCGCGGGGCCGGCGTGGCCATGCCCGTGTTCTCGCTGCGCAGCGAGAAGGGCCTGGGCGTCGGGGAATTCTCCGACCTGAAGCTGCTCATTGACTGGGCCGAGAAAACCGGCCTTAACCTGGTGCAGATTCTGCCCATCAATGATACGACGGCCACGCATACCTGGGTCGACTCCTATCCCTACGCGGCCATCTCCGTGTTTGCGCTGCACCCGCAGTACCTGCACCTCGAAGGCATTGCCGACCTCAAGGACAAGGCCGCCCGCGCCGAGCTGACCCGGCTGCGGGAGGAGCTGAATACTAAAGACTTTGTGGACTACGAGGCTGTGATGAATGGCAAGTGGAAGTTTCTCAAGCTCCTCTACCAGCAGGAGAAAAAGAAGTTCCTGGCCGACCCTGAGTTTCACACCTTCAAGGCCGAGCAGGCGAGCTGGCTTATCCCCTACGCGGCATTCTCGGCGCTGCGCGAGCGCTTCGGCACGGCCGACTTTCACCAGTGGCCCCGCGAGTTTCGGGCACCGGTCGGTCTGGCCGAGCTGACCAACGAAGCGGGCGCTGACTTCGACGAGTTTGGACTGCATTTCTTTACCCAGTTTCACCTCGATAAACAGCTGCGCGCGGCCGTAAACTATGGCCGAGCCAGGGGCGTGGTGCTGAAAGGCGACCTGCCCATCGGCATCTACCGCCACTCGGTAGATGCCTGGACCCAGCCCGAGCTATTCCACATGGACCAGCAGGCCGGGGCACCGCCCGACGACTTCTCGACCACCGGCCAGAACTGGCGCTTCCCGACCTACAACTGGGAGCGCATGGCCCAGGACAACTACCAGTGGTGGCGCGAGCGCCTCGGCCACCTGGCCCGCTACTTCGACGCGCTGCGTATCGACCACATTCTGGGCTTTTTCCGCATCTGGGAAATGCCCGAAAACTCGGTTGAGGGCCTGCTTGGCCACTTTTCCCCTGCCCTGCCGCTGCACCGCGACGAGATTCAGCGCCGCCTGGGCTGGTTTGACTACGGCCGCCTGTGTGAGCCCTACATCCGCTGGCACCTGCTGGAGCGGGTTTTTGGCGCCGACGCGCAGGCCGTATTCGACGAGTTTCTGGTGGCTGATAGCTATGGCGCGCTGCAGCTCCGGCCGCACGTAGCCAACCAGCGGCAGATTGAAGAATATTCAGAAAATAATATATTAACTCATCCCGAGCGCAGAGAATTCCTGCTGCGCGTGCGGCCGGGCCTGTATCAGTTTGTGAACGAGGTGTTGTTTCTGCCCGCCGACAACGACTTCTACCACCCCCGCATTACCCTGAATAAGACCGCCAGCTTTGCCGAGCTGGCCGATGACGAGAGTCGCCGCCGGCTCTACGACGACATCTACGTTGATTATTTCTTCCGTCGCCACGAGGAGTTCTGGCGCGAGCAGGGCCTCGTGAAGCTGCCGGCTGTGCGCTACGCCACCGACATGCTCATCTGTGGCGAAGACCTGGGCATGGTGCCCGCCTCGGTGCCCGGCGTGATGCACCAGCTCGGTATTCTGGGCCTGAATATTCAGCGCATGCCCTCCAACCCGGCTACTGAGTTTGGCCACCCGGCTGATGCGCCGTACCTATCGGTAGTAACCACCGGCAGCCACGACATGAGCACGCTGCGCGGCTGGTGGGAAGAAGACCGGGTGCGCACCCAGCGCTACTTCGAAACCACGCTGGGCCACTGGCGCCAGCTCGCGCCCTACTACTGCGAGCCCTGGGTAGTACGCGAGGTGCTGACCCAGCACCTGCACTCGCCAGCCATGTGGGCCATTTTTCCGCTCCAGGATTTTCTGGGTATCGATACGCAGCTGCGCCGCCCTAACCCGCACGACGAGCAGATTAACGTGCCCAGCAACCCCCAGCACTTCTGGAAATACCGCCTGCACCTGCCTCTCGAAGAGCTGGTAGAAGCCGTGGGCTTCAATGAGCCCGTGCGGGCGCTGGTGCAGGAAAGTGGGCGCGGCCCAGCGTATTAG
- a CDS encoding amidohydrolase, with product MNYATPIILAGLGFALATPGAYAQNVALDARIAKLADAEQPKVVAWRRDLHEHPELGNEEHRTAGLIAAQLKSLGLEVQTGVARTGVVGILRGGKPGPVVALRADMDGLPLTETTGLAFASTVKSTYLGQPVGVMHACGHDTHVAMLLGAAEVLSQVKKDLPGTVKFIFQPAEEGSLPGVMGGAKLMVQEGVLDKPKVDAIFGLHIWATAPVGQINYRPRGEMASSDRFTIKVIGKGSHGAKPWSSIDPVVTAAEIITALQTIVSRQVDLTQDAAVVTVGTVQAGVRYNVIPPDATLSGTIRAFSPATQERIWAAIKRTANGIAAANGATAEVGIEPYVPVTFNDPALTARMLPTLQRTAGTANVLEIKAVTGAEDFACYQEKVPGLFVFLGGMTPGTDPATVADHHTAGFKVDESAFPLGVKTLATLAADYLSKK from the coding sequence ATGAACTACGCTACTCCTATTATTCTTGCGGGACTTGGGTTTGCGCTGGCTACCCCCGGTGCCTATGCCCAAAACGTGGCCCTGGATGCCCGCATTGCGAAGCTGGCCGATGCCGAGCAGCCTAAGGTAGTGGCCTGGCGGCGCGACCTGCACGAGCACCCCGAGCTGGGCAACGAAGAACACCGCACCGCCGGGCTTATTGCCGCCCAGCTCAAAAGCCTGGGCCTCGAAGTGCAAACCGGCGTGGCGCGCACGGGCGTGGTAGGCATCCTGCGCGGGGGCAAGCCCGGCCCGGTAGTGGCCCTGCGCGCCGACATGGATGGGCTGCCCCTCACCGAAACCACCGGCCTGGCCTTCGCCTCTACCGTAAAAAGCACTTACCTGGGCCAGCCCGTGGGCGTGATGCACGCCTGCGGCCATGATACCCACGTGGCGATGCTGCTCGGGGCGGCCGAAGTGCTTAGCCAGGTAAAAAAAGACCTGCCCGGCACCGTCAAATTCATCTTTCAGCCAGCTGAAGAAGGCTCGCTGCCCGGCGTGATGGGCGGCGCCAAGCTGATGGTGCAGGAAGGCGTGCTGGATAAGCCCAAAGTCGATGCCATCTTCGGGCTGCACATCTGGGCCACGGCCCCGGTGGGGCAGATTAATTACCGGCCCAGGGGCGAGATGGCCAGCTCTGACCGCTTCACCATTAAGGTCATCGGCAAGGGCAGCCACGGCGCCAAGCCCTGGAGCAGCATCGACCCGGTAGTAACGGCCGCCGAGATTATCACGGCTCTCCAAACCATTGTGAGCCGCCAGGTAGACCTTACCCAGGATGCCGCCGTGGTGACCGTAGGCACCGTACAAGCGGGCGTGCGCTACAACGTAATTCCGCCCGATGCCACGCTCAGCGGCACCATCCGGGCCTTCAGCCCCGCCACGCAGGAGCGCATCTGGGCGGCTATCAAGCGCACGGCCAATGGGATTGCCGCCGCCAATGGCGCCACCGCCGAGGTAGGCATCGAGCCCTACGTGCCCGTTACCTTCAACGACCCAGCTCTCACGGCGCGCATGCTGCCCACCCTGCAGCGCACCGCCGGCACCGCCAACGTGCTAGAGATAAAGGCCGTAACCGGCGCCGAGGACTTTGCCTGCTACCAGGAGAAAGTGCCGGGCCTGTTCGTATTTCTGGGTGGCATGACGCCGGGCACCGACCCCGCCACCGTAGCCGACCACCACACTGCCGGCTTTAAGGTTGATGAGAGCGCCTTTCCCCTGGGCGTAAAAACCCTGGCTACGCTGGCTGCCGACTACTTAAGCAAGAAGTAA